In Polaribacter sp. Hel_I_88, the following proteins share a genomic window:
- a CDS encoding MFS transporter: MKSLRLILSNLIYFAPAWVFSSINILIGTWILYIPFIKLKFALNDAEVGFALFFTALGLLIAIPFIPRINNKIGLGKSTKIGIIALAVVYNLPLLAPSYILLCGSLFTIGVFSAFTDVSLNALTATIEKREQQNFMSAAHGFFSLGGFVGASVGTFYMSQYSNPQIHILAISTFVIVSNLFLAKNYVTILVDEKKEDKTKGSFFKNIKPLLALSIIAFIILFNEGAVEHWSNLYLFDVVKVTNGKAGLGFVIFSLTMTLGRFLGDGFSKQLGSRKTILFASLVAVFAYASIITTNYYASLFGFGLLGFGLSVIIPEIYRLAGKNEKLETSFAISIVSGIGFVGFLVGPVILGAISNFSNLVMSYVFLAVLTSIAFGLALFGLRKNN; encoded by the coding sequence ATGAAATCATTACGTTTAATTCTTTCTAACCTAATTTATTTTGCGCCTGCTTGGGTGTTTTCGTCTATCAATATTTTAATTGGTACATGGATTCTTTACATTCCATTTATCAAACTTAAATTTGCTTTAAATGATGCAGAGGTTGGTTTTGCGTTGTTTTTTACAGCTTTAGGTTTGTTGATTGCAATACCTTTTATACCAAGAATTAATAACAAAATAGGTTTAGGGAAATCAACCAAAATTGGCATTATTGCTTTAGCTGTAGTTTATAATTTACCGCTGTTAGCACCAAGTTATATATTGCTTTGTGGCTCTTTATTTACAATTGGCGTATTTTCTGCATTCACAGATGTTTCTTTAAATGCATTAACAGCAACTATCGAAAAAAGAGAACAACAGAATTTTATGTCTGCTGCACATGGCTTTTTTAGTTTGGGTGGTTTTGTGGGTGCTTCTGTAGGAACTTTTTATATGAGTCAGTATTCAAATCCTCAAATCCATATTTTAGCGATTTCCACTTTTGTAATTGTTTCAAATTTATTTCTGGCTAAAAACTATGTTACTATTTTGGTTGATGAGAAAAAAGAGGATAAAACAAAAGGCTCTTTTTTCAAAAATATAAAACCTCTTTTAGCATTATCTATAATTGCATTTATTATTCTATTTAATGAAGGTGCAGTAGAACACTGGAGTAATTTATATCTTTTTGATGTTGTAAAAGTTACCAATGGAAAAGCAGGTTTAGGGTTTGTAATATTTTCTTTAACCATGACTCTTGGTCGTTTTTTAGGCGATGGATTTAGCAAACAATTAGGTTCTAGAAAAACGATTTTATTTGCCAGTTTAGTTGCAGTTTTTGCGTATGCATCAATTATAACAACAAACTATTATGCCAGTCTTTTTGGTTTTGGGTTGTTAGGTTTTGGGCTTTCTGTAATTATTCCTGAAATTTACAGATTGGCTGGTAAAAATGAAAAACTAGAGACTTCTTTTGCTATCTCAATTGTGTCTGGAATTGGTTTTGTTGGCTTTTTAGTAGGTCCAGTAATTTTAGGAGCCATCTCTAATTTTAGCAATTTGGTAATGAGTTATGTTTTTTTAGCAGTTTTAACGAGTATTGCTTTTGGTTTGGCGCTGTTTGGATTGAGAAAGAACAATTAA
- a CDS encoding GlsB/YeaQ/YmgE family stress response membrane protein encodes MGILYTLIIGAICGYIADVLMRDNGFGLIVNIIIGIAGSFVGKWLYGELGLNINVNPYWLKDIIIGATGAIVILFLVGVLRGTRSRRR; translated from the coding sequence ATGGGAATTTTGTACACACTTATTATTGGAGCAATCTGTGGTTATATTGCAGATGTTTTAATGAGAGATAATGGTTTTGGCCTAATAGTTAATATTATTATCGGTATTGCTGGTAGCTTTGTTGGAAAATGGCTTTATGGCGAATTAGGTTTAAACATCAATGTAAACCCTTATTGGCTAAAAGATATTATAATTGGTGCAACTGGTGCTATTGTAATTCTGTTTTTAGTAGGGGTTTTAAGAGGAACTCGCAGCAGAAGAAGGTAA
- a CDS encoding Crp/Fnr family transcriptional regulator: protein MDSKNTVVTTIFNGISFSQEEINFIYDRFTKIHIEKGDVLITPNTDVNHQFYVFSGCLRAFFNDTSGKEHTVQFAIKDWWITDYASYFNLEKSMLTIECIKDSVVYKIEKEDFEEIYELYPKVHFFIRKKLERGYASSFIRILKNLSQTATERYLQFLEKYPDIEKNVKNYHIASYLGITTESLSRIRKKNLKN, encoded by the coding sequence ATGGATAGTAAAAATACTGTTGTAACTACAATTTTTAATGGCATTTCTTTTTCGCAAGAAGAAATCAATTTTATATACGATAGATTTACTAAGATACATATTGAGAAAGGCGATGTATTAATTACTCCAAATACAGATGTAAACCATCAATTTTATGTTTTTAGTGGTTGTTTGCGTGCTTTTTTTAATGATACATCTGGAAAAGAACATACAGTACAATTTGCCATAAAAGATTGGTGGATAACTGATTATGCTTCTTATTTTAATTTAGAAAAATCAATGTTAACTATAGAATGTATTAAAGATTCTGTAGTGTATAAGATTGAAAAAGAAGACTTTGAAGAAATATATGAATTGTACCCAAAAGTGCATTTTTTTATTAGAAAAAAGTTAGAGAGAGGGTATGCAAGCTCCTTTATAAGAATTTTAAAAAACTTATCCCAAACTGCAACTGAACGTTATTTACAATTTTTAGAAAAATATCCAGACATTGAAAAAAACGTTAAAAATTATCATATTGCTTCTTATTTAGGAATTACTACTGAGAGTTTAAGTAGAATTCGTAAAAAAAATCTTAAAAATTAA
- a CDS encoding alpha/beta fold hydrolase, translated as MIKSILFKNANISFSDEGKGRAVVFIHGFLENSTMWKNIIPALVANNRIITVDILGHGKSDCLGYVHSMELFAETIEAVLQHLKIRKYILVGHSLGGYISMALAKNNPLKIKGLCLLNSTSNADSEEVKIRRIRANKMAQNNFENLVKMSFSNLFSVESRTTFKDEIKLALQEALQTPIQGYIAANEGMRIRPNRNHILSENNFQKLIIVGEKDPVLDAETAKIEAKKTNSQLIILSGGHMSHIENKEELIKVLKVFLKGC; from the coding sequence GTGATAAAATCAATACTTTTTAAAAATGCAAACATTTCTTTTTCTGATGAAGGAAAAGGTAGAGCAGTTGTGTTCATTCACGGATTTTTAGAAAATTCTACTATGTGGAAAAATATAATTCCTGCACTTGTTGCAAATAATAGAATTATTACGGTTGATATTTTAGGACATGGAAAAAGTGATTGTTTGGGTTATGTACATTCTATGGAGCTTTTTGCAGAAACTATTGAAGCTGTTTTACAACATTTAAAAATAAGAAAGTATATTTTGGTTGGCCATTCCTTAGGAGGTTATATTTCTATGGCTCTTGCCAAAAATAATCCACTTAAAATAAAGGGTTTGTGTTTGTTAAATTCAACTTCTAATGCAGATTCTGAAGAGGTGAAAATTAGAAGAATTCGTGCAAATAAAATGGCTCAAAATAATTTTGAAAATTTAGTGAAAATGTCTTTTTCAAACTTATTTAGTGTAGAGAGTAGAACTACTTTTAAAGATGAAATTAAGTTGGCTTTGCAAGAAGCTTTACAAACACCAATTCAAGGATATATTGCTGCAAACGAAGGTATGCGAATTCGCCCAAATAGAAATCATATTTTATCAGAAAATAATTTTCAAAAATTAATTATTGTTGGTGAAAAAGATCCTGTTTTAGATGCAGAAACTGCTAAAATAGAGGCTAAAAAAACAAATTCTCAACTTATTATTTTATCTGGTGGACATATGAGTCACATCGAAAATAAAGAAGAATTAATTAAGGTTTTAAAAGTGTTTTTAAAAGGCTGTTAA
- a CDS encoding DEAD/DEAH box helicase, producing the protein MSFKSLGLSDALVKAVTEKGYTTPSPIQQKAIPHILEGKDILASAQTGTGKTAGFTLPVLHYLTATKHPKYRPLRVLVLTPTRELAAQVHDNVREYSKYVDIRSTVVFGGVKAASQIKTLRQGVDILVATPGRLLDLHDQKAVSFKRVDVLILDEADRMLDMGFARDLNKIISFMPAKRQNLMFSATFSDDIKKLASGILNNPVEVETAPQNATAQKVSHKVYNVDKKQKTPLIIKLIKENNWEQVLVFTRTKHGANKLTEKLVKSGISAAAIHGNKSQGARTKALKNFKDNAIKILVATDIAARGLDIPLLPHVINFELPNVPEDYVHRIGRTGRAGAEGEAISFVCSEETEYQKEIEKILNEKLKTSVLEGFEPTDTAPPKRAATQSKGSFGKKKKGGNSGSPNTNKPKRKPHFKGNKSAGSTSGRGRTGAPKKKRY; encoded by the coding sequence ATGTCGTTCAAATCATTAGGATTATCTGATGCTTTAGTAAAAGCAGTTACAGAAAAAGGATACACAACTCCTTCTCCAATTCAACAAAAAGCAATTCCACATATTTTAGAAGGTAAAGATATTTTAGCTTCTGCACAAACAGGAACAGGAAAAACAGCAGGTTTTACTTTGCCAGTTTTACACTATTTAACAGCTACAAAACACCCAAAATACAGACCTTTACGTGTCTTAGTATTAACACCAACAAGAGAGTTAGCAGCTCAAGTGCATGACAATGTTAGAGAGTATAGCAAATATGTAGACATTAGATCTACAGTAGTTTTTGGTGGTGTAAAAGCAGCATCGCAAATAAAAACATTAAGACAAGGTGTAGATATTTTAGTAGCAACTCCTGGTAGATTGTTAGATTTACATGATCAAAAAGCGGTTTCTTTTAAACGTGTTGATGTGTTAATTTTAGATGAAGCTGACAGAATGTTAGATATGGGTTTTGCAAGAGACTTAAATAAAATTATAAGTTTTATGCCTGCAAAACGTCAAAACTTGATGTTTTCTGCAACTTTTTCTGATGATATTAAAAAGTTAGCAAGTGGTATTTTAAATAATCCTGTGGAAGTAGAAACTGCTCCACAAAACGCAACTGCGCAAAAAGTATCTCACAAGGTTTATAATGTTGATAAAAAACAAAAAACACCTTTAATCATCAAGTTGATAAAAGAGAATAATTGGGAGCAAGTTTTAGTGTTTACAAGAACAAAACATGGTGCCAATAAATTGACTGAAAAGTTGGTAAAATCTGGGATATCTGCTGCTGCAATTCACGGAAATAAAAGTCAAGGTGCAAGAACAAAAGCCTTGAAAAATTTTAAAGATAATGCTATCAAAATTTTGGTAGCAACAGATATTGCTGCTCGTGGTTTAGATATTCCTTTATTGCCTCACGTAATTAATTTTGAGTTACCAAACGTTCCTGAAGATTATGTGCATAGAATTGGTAGAACAGGAAGAGCTGGTGCAGAAGGAGAAGCAATCTCTTTTGTTTGTAGCGAAGAAACAGAATACCAAAAAGAAATCGAAAAAATCTTAAACGAAAAATTAAAAACGTCTGTTTTAGAAGGTTTTGAGCCAACAGATACTGCACCACCAAAAAGAGCAGCAACCCAAAGTAAAGGATCTTTTGGGAAAAAGAAAAAAGGTGGGAATTCTGGCTCACCAAACACTAATAAGCCAAAAAGAAAACCTCATTTTAAAGGGAACAAATCTGCAGGTTCAACTTCTGGAAGAGGAAGAACTGGCGCTCCTAAAAAGAAAAGATATTAG
- the brnQ gene encoding branched-chain amino acid transport system II carrier protein translates to MNKTKEIWIAGFALFSLFFGAGNLILPPTLGLKSGEDWWIVVLGFIITAIAIPILAIFAHAKLQGTLYDFGKKVSPIFSTTFCFLIYIIAVAIPSPRTAAVTHEMAVQPFFDSPPIVTSIIYFVLVFVFAVNRSRIIGLIGKFLTPIIVIILLVIIGIACFTSPGNIQASTFKNPLVKGIMEGYQTFDAIAGVVVGAVIIISLDYSSHTTFTARRTLIRKAGFIAGFGLLLIYGGLILSGALFSSTFAENASRIEVLSGLSTQTLGNLGTTFLSVLVALACFTTAVGIVTGTADYIKGIFNNSKKAYLITAAICAVIGIVVGSYNVGFIIDVAVPALMFVYPITIILILLNVVPEKFASKLVFRGVILVTFLFSIPDFLVFIPNLKNLAIEMKSYVYLGEFSLGWILPALLSFILLNLIYSSKNDII, encoded by the coding sequence TTGAATAAAACAAAAGAAATTTGGATTGCTGGTTTTGCATTGTTTTCGCTTTTTTTTGGAGCTGGAAATTTAATTTTACCACCAACTTTGGGTTTAAAATCTGGTGAAGATTGGTGGATTGTTGTTTTGGGTTTTATCATAACAGCCATTGCAATTCCTATTTTAGCAATTTTTGCGCACGCAAAATTACAAGGCACATTATATGATTTTGGTAAAAAAGTATCGCCAATTTTTAGTACCACTTTTTGTTTTTTAATATACATCATTGCAGTTGCAATTCCTTCACCAAGAACAGCTGCAGTTACTCATGAAATGGCAGTACAACCTTTTTTCGATTCGCCTCCAATTGTAACCAGTATTATTTATTTTGTATTGGTTTTTGTTTTTGCTGTAAATAGATCTAGAATTATTGGCTTAATTGGTAAGTTTTTAACACCAATTATTGTAATAATTTTGCTTGTAATTATCGGAATTGCATGTTTTACATCACCAGGAAATATACAAGCATCAACCTTTAAAAATCCTCTTGTAAAAGGAATTATGGAAGGTTATCAAACGTTTGATGCAATTGCTGGCGTTGTTGTTGGTGCAGTAATTATTATTTCTTTAGATTATAGTAGCCATACAACTTTTACGGCTAGAAGAACATTAATTAGAAAAGCTGGTTTTATTGCTGGTTTTGGTTTGCTGTTAATTTATGGAGGTTTAATTTTAAGTGGTGCTTTATTTTCATCAACATTTGCAGAAAACGCTTCAAGAATTGAGGTTTTATCGGGTTTAAGCACACAAACATTAGGCAATTTAGGAACTACTTTTTTAAGTGTTTTAGTAGCTTTGGCTTGTTTTACAACTGCTGTTGGTATTGTAACAGGAACAGCAGATTATATAAAAGGTATTTTTAACAATTCGAAAAAAGCCTATTTAATTACAGCTGCAATTTGTGCTGTAATTGGAATTGTTGTGGGTAGTTATAATGTTGGTTTTATTATTGATGTTGCTGTGCCTGCTTTGATGTTTGTATATCCAATAACCATCATTTTAATTTTACTAAATGTTGTGCCAGAAAAATTCGCATCAAAATTGGTTTTTAGAGGCGTAATTTTAGTAACATTTCTATTTAGTATTCCCGATTTTTTGGTTTTTATTCCTAATTTAAAAAACTTGGCAATAGAAATGAAAAGTTATGTTTATTTAGGGGAATTTAGTTTAGGTTGGATTTTACCTGCTTTGTTGAGTTTTATACTACTAAATTTAATTTATTCGTCTAAAAACGATATTATATAA
- a CDS encoding serine hydrolase has translation MKLSKLFTFLFLAFSLAFSAQIKEKELDKLIQNTLTTFDVPGISVGILKDGEMVYTKGFGVRSLTNKKEMNENTLVGVASNSKGFTCFALAMMVDEGKLNWDDKVRKHIPEFQLYDAWVTDQFTVRDLVTHRSGMALGAGDLMFFPEGNDFTVTDVINNVKYLQPESSFRSEFAYNNNMFIIAGEVLKRVSGLTWEEFIEQKIMQPVGMTNSKASYNRVSNKTNIIDAHTRTEGKVVQIPHDWSETANAAGGIVSNVKDMLTWAKFLMNDAVTAEGKRLLSENQFHELWQLQTPLKVGKGDWYNSNFRGYGLGWFLTDVKGGYKQVYHTGGLLGTVTQFTMIPDLDLGIVVLTNQMNGNAFNTITNTIKDSYLGYKDRNWLKTYGDRNTDYLQFNDSLKTAVYNKVELAKTNKNLPKPAQIVGRYSDDWFGDILISFDENKYTIKSKRSADIIGELLPYNQTTYVAKWNNRSFDADVFVNFTFDEKGNAKSATMKFIAPITDFSFDFEHLHLKKLD, from the coding sequence ATGAAATTATCAAAACTATTTACTTTTTTATTTTTAGCATTTTCCTTAGCGTTTTCAGCACAAATCAAAGAAAAAGAGTTAGATAAACTCATACAAAATACCTTAACAACTTTTGATGTTCCTGGTATTTCTGTCGGTATTTTAAAAGATGGGGAAATGGTTTATACCAAAGGTTTTGGAGTTCGTTCACTTACAAATAAAAAGGAAATGAACGAAAACACTTTAGTTGGTGTTGCCTCTAACAGCAAAGGATTTACTTGTTTTGCATTGGCAATGATGGTTGATGAAGGTAAACTAAATTGGGATGATAAAGTAAGAAAACACATTCCTGAATTTCAATTATATGATGCTTGGGTTACAGACCAATTTACGGTTAGAGATTTAGTAACACATAGAAGTGGAATGGCTTTAGGCGCTGGAGATTTAATGTTTTTTCCTGAAGGAAATGATTTTACAGTAACAGACGTTATCAACAATGTAAAATATTTACAACCAGAAAGTTCTTTTAGAAGCGAATTTGCTTACAACAACAACATGTTTATTATTGCTGGAGAAGTTTTAAAACGAGTCAGTGGTTTAACTTGGGAAGAATTTATCGAACAAAAAATTATGCAACCTGTTGGGATGACTAACAGCAAAGCATCTTACAATAGAGTTTCCAACAAAACAAATATTATTGATGCACACACAAGAACAGAAGGCAAAGTTGTACAAATTCCACATGATTGGAGCGAAACTGCAAACGCTGCTGGAGGAATTGTAAGCAACGTAAAAGACATGCTAACTTGGGCAAAATTTTTAATGAATGATGCAGTAACAGCAGAAGGAAAAAGATTGTTAAGCGAAAATCAATTTCATGAACTTTGGCAATTGCAAACGCCTTTAAAAGTTGGAAAAGGAGATTGGTACAATTCCAATTTTAGAGGATATGGATTAGGCTGGTTTTTAACAGATGTAAAAGGAGGTTACAAACAAGTATATCATACAGGTGGTTTGTTAGGCACAGTTACACAATTTACCATGATTCCTGATTTGGATTTAGGAATTGTTGTATTGACGAATCAAATGAATGGAAATGCTTTTAACACGATTACAAATACAATTAAAGATAGTTATTTAGGCTATAAAGATAGAAATTGGCTAAAAACTTATGGAGATAGAAATACCGATTATTTACAATTTAACGACAGTTTAAAAACTGCAGTTTACAATAAAGTTGAATTGGCAAAAACCAATAAAAACTTACCAAAACCAGCTCAAATTGTTGGCAGATATTCTGACGATTGGTTTGGAGATATTCTAATTTCTTTTGATGAAAATAAATATACTATAAAAAGCAAAAGATCTGCTGATATTATAGGCGAATTACTACCTTATAATCAAACAACTTATGTTGCAAAATGGAATAACAGAAGTTTTGATGCCGATGTTTTTGTAAATTTTACGTTTGATGAAAAAGGAAATGCAAAAAGTGCAACTATGAAGTTTATTGCACCAATTACGGATTTCAGTTTCGATTTTGAACATTTACACCTTAAAAAACTCGATTAA
- a CDS encoding MbnP family protein gives MKKIIMFFLITIAFSTCKDETDCCVNPSKSVSLKFTHNWDGTNISASDFNNFKFSTKNGESVSITRLRYVISNIRLINGNEIFTFSDYNLIDIGEEKGLSLTLPEQIFPGSYQLKFTFGFADEDNMDGVYQDLNSASFNVPGMLGGGYHYMQFDGKYKDTNNADANFNYHAIRAVDRSDPNNLIFQDTSFEVDLGTLSFINDSEITIKANIAEWFKNPNTWNLNELNTVLMPNFDAQLLMSANGKSVFSLGEVAQ, from the coding sequence ATGAAAAAAATAATCATGTTTTTTTTGATAACAATTGCATTTTCGACTTGTAAAGATGAAACAGATTGTTGTGTAAATCCATCAAAAAGTGTTTCCTTAAAATTTACGCATAATTGGGATGGAACTAATATCAGTGCATCAGATTTTAACAACTTTAAATTCAGCACTAAAAATGGCGAATCTGTTAGCATTACACGTTTACGCTATGTAATTTCTAACATTAGACTTATCAATGGGAATGAAATTTTTACTTTTAGTGATTATAATTTAATTGATATAGGAGAAGAAAAAGGACTCAGTTTAACTTTACCTGAACAAATATTTCCTGGCAGTTATCAATTAAAATTTACGTTTGGTTTTGCAGATGAAGATAACATGGATGGTGTTTATCAAGATTTAAATTCGGCTTCTTTTAATGTTCCAGGAATGCTGGGTGGAGGTTATCATTACATGCAATTTGATGGTAAATATAAAGATACCAACAATGCTGATGCCAATTTTAATTATCATGCAATTAGAGCTGTAGATAGGTCAGATCCAAATAATTTAATTTTTCAAGACACTTCTTTCGAAGTTGATTTGGGTACTTTGAGTTTTATAAATGATTCAGAAATTACCATAAAAGCAAATATTGCAGAATGGTTTAAAAATCCAAATACTTGGAATTTAAATGAACTAAACACAGTTTTAATGCCAAATTTCGATGCTCAACTTTTAATGAGCGCTAATGGGAAATCAGTTTTTTCTTTAGGTGAAGTTGCTCAGTAA
- the thiL gene encoding thiamine-phosphate kinase: MLEDKNTQKTSLAELGEFGLINHITKYFKVANSSTIKAVGDDAAVLDASEKQTLVTTDLLIEGVHFDLSYMPLKHLGYKAVMVNLSDVYAMNGVAEQITVSIAVSNRFPLEAIEELYAGIQLACETYTIDLVGGDTTSSTKGILISVTAIGKVDKGEAVYRNTAKETDLIVISGDLGAAYLGLQVLEREKQVFKVDPNNQPDLDSYTYLIERQLKPEARKDVAGLLKELEVKPTSMIDVSDGLSSELFHICTQSKVGCKIYEEKLPLDPQVISTCEEFELDSTMVALSGGEDYELLFTVPIADFDKIKGNPHFSIIGHITAENQGLQLVTRANQEIELKAQGWNSLQKD, from the coding sequence ATGTTAGAAGATAAAAATACGCAAAAAACGTCATTAGCTGAATTAGGAGAATTTGGCTTGATCAATCATATTACAAAATATTTTAAAGTAGCAAACTCATCAACCATAAAAGCAGTTGGAGATGATGCTGCAGTTTTAGACGCCTCAGAAAAGCAAACTTTAGTTACTACAGATTTGTTGATTGAAGGTGTCCATTTTGATTTAAGTTACATGCCTTTAAAACATTTAGGTTATAAAGCTGTGATGGTTAATTTGAGTGATGTGTATGCAATGAATGGTGTTGCAGAACAAATTACAGTATCAATTGCAGTTTCTAATCGTTTTCCTTTAGAAGCAATTGAAGAATTATATGCAGGAATTCAACTAGCTTGTGAAACCTATACTATTGATTTAGTTGGTGGAGATACAACCTCATCTACCAAAGGAATTTTAATTTCTGTAACTGCTATTGGTAAGGTTGATAAAGGTGAAGCTGTGTATAGAAACACTGCAAAAGAAACCGATTTAATTGTGATTTCTGGTGATTTAGGTGCAGCTTATTTAGGTTTGCAAGTATTAGAAAGAGAAAAGCAAGTTTTTAAAGTTGACCCAAATAATCAGCCAGATTTAGATAGTTATACCTATTTAATTGAGCGTCAATTAAAACCTGAAGCTCGTAAAGATGTTGCTGGTTTGCTTAAAGAGTTAGAAGTTAAACCAACTTCTATGATTGATGTTTCTGATGGATTATCTTCTGAACTCTTTCATATTTGTACACAAAGCAAAGTTGGTTGTAAAATTTATGAGGAGAAATTACCTTTAGATCCTCAAGTAATTTCCACGTGTGAGGAATTTGAATTAGATTCAACCATGGTTGCTTTAAGTGGTGGTGAAGATTACGAATTGTTATTTACAGTGCCAATTGCCGATTTTGATAAGATAAAAGGAAATCCACATTTCTCTATTATTGGACATATTACTGCAGAAAATCAAGGGCTACAATTGGTTACAAGAGCAAACCAAGAAATTGAATTGAAAGCACAAGGTTGGAATTCTTTACAGAAAGATTAA
- a CDS encoding choice-of-anchor B family protein, with the protein MFKKVFFLLMLVALSCSKETIETPTLVDPVVPESLIVKCENGMAGIYPCNDYDLLAQISLEDLDPTATVSSNLGGNDSWGWTDATTTKEYVLMGLNSGVSFVDISNPTVPIVLGFLPTATVNSDWRDVKVYNNHAFVVSEAANHGMQVFDLTRLRNVANPPEIFTAETTLTDFGNAHNIVINEASGYAYAVGTSQASGGPLFINIQNPINPVIEGSFSEGGYSHDAQVVNYNGPDADYASKEIMVSSNGERFGTNEVVIVDVTDKNNPVEISKITYANEAYTHQGWFTEDQRYFIVGDELDEVEGKVDKTRILIFDLLDLDNPVLSSEYFGPTEAIDHNGYVKENTYYQANYTAGVRMIDITDVSNKNLNEIAFFDTHPENNNTSFQGAWNVYPYFTSNVIVVSDIERGLFLVKKSE; encoded by the coding sequence ATGTTTAAAAAAGTCTTCTTTTTATTGATGTTGGTAGCACTTAGCTGCTCAAAAGAAACAATTGAAACTCCAACATTGGTAGATCCAGTAGTTCCTGAGAGTTTAATAGTAAAATGTGAAAATGGCATGGCTGGAATATATCCTTGTAATGATTACGATTTATTGGCACAAATAAGTTTAGAAGATTTAGATCCTACAGCAACAGTTTCATCAAATTTAGGAGGAAATGATTCTTGGGGATGGACAGATGCAACAACAACTAAAGAATATGTTTTAATGGGGTTAAATTCTGGGGTTTCTTTTGTAGATATTAGCAACCCAACAGTACCAATTGTTCTTGGTTTTTTACCAACAGCAACCGTAAATAGCGATTGGAGAGATGTTAAAGTTTATAATAATCACGCTTTTGTGGTTAGTGAAGCTGCAAATCATGGCATGCAAGTTTTCGATTTAACACGTTTAAGAAATGTAGCAAATCCACCAGAAATTTTTACAGCAGAAACTACTTTAACAGATTTTGGAAATGCACATAACATTGTAATTAATGAAGCTTCAGGATATGCGTATGCTGTAGGAACTTCACAAGCAAGTGGAGGGCCACTTTTTATCAACATTCAAAACCCAATAAATCCTGTTATAGAAGGCAGTTTTAGTGAAGGTGGTTATTCACATGATGCTCAAGTTGTAAATTATAATGGGCCAGATGCAGATTATGCATCAAAAGAAATTATGGTATCTAGCAATGGAGAAAGATTTGGAACCAATGAAGTTGTTATTGTAGATGTAACCGATAAAAATAATCCTGTTGAAATTTCTAAAATAACCTATGCAAATGAAGCCTACACACATCAAGGTTGGTTTACAGAAGATCAGCGTTATTTTATTGTTGGCGATGAATTAGATGAAGTTGAAGGGAAGGTTGATAAAACTAGAATCTTAATTTTCGATTTATTAGATTTAGACAATCCTGTTTTATCAAGCGAATATTTTGGGCCAACTGAAGCGATAGATCATAATGGTTATGTAAAAGAGAACACCTATTACCAAGCAAATTATACTGCTGGTGTAAGAATGATTGATATTACTGATGTTAGCAACAAAAACTTAAATGAAATTGCATTTTTTGACACACATCCAGAAAATAATAACACTTCTTTTCAAGGAGCTTGGAATGTATATCCATATTTTACAAGCAATGTTATTGTAGTAAGTGATATAGAAAGAGGGTTGTTTTTAGTCAAAAAATCTGAATAA